In Osmia bicornis bicornis chromosome 1, iOsmBic2.1, whole genome shotgun sequence, the following proteins share a genomic window:
- the LOC114871884 gene encoding LHFPL tetraspan subfamily member 6 protein-like isoform X2 — translation MTVLCVLWATLSTVASILACSGFYLPYWIQGRLLGKADAYFSSFRRCNYPRIRAPNTAPEIVYECARYSSFWDIPSGWWQASTVTMGIGVAIAVIGALTLLAAASSFLPHILKTPKHTRVLGALQLLAVMICGGLVMYPIGWDNREVRESCGKGANVYNLGKCSVSWSSHLLVGSVALLMLCFGLSFCAARHKPSNPHTDPLRI, via the exons ATGACAGTGCTGTGCGTGCTGTGGGCGACTCTGTCCACCGTGGCATCGATCCTCGCCTGTTCCGGATTTTACCTGCCTTATTGGATTCAG GGACGACTGTTGGGAAAAGCGGACGCGTACTTTAGTTCCTTTCGACGCTGCAACTATCCACGAATAAGGGCGCCGAACACTGCTCCAGAGATAGTGTACGAGTGCGCCAGGTACTCCAG CTTTTGGGACATACCGAGCGGCTGGTGGCAAGCGAGTACCGTCACGATGGGAATCGGCGTCGCGATCGCCGTGATCGGCGCTTTAACCTTGCTCGCAGCCGCTTCGAGCTTCCTTCCACACATCCTAAAGACACCGAAACACACCAGAGTTTTGGGTGCCTTGCAACTACTCGCTG TGATGATATGCGGCGGTCTGGTGATGTATCCCATAGGATGGGACAACCGAGAGGTACGGGAGTCCTGTGGGAAGGGTGCTAATGTATACAATCTCG GAAAGTGTTCGGTGTCGTGGTCAAGCCACCTGCTGGTAGGCTCGGTGGCGCTGTTAATGTTGTGCTTTGGATTGAGCTTCTGCGCGGCACGACACAAGCCGTCCAACCCACACACCGATCCCCTGCGCATTTGA
- the LOC114871884 gene encoding LHFPL tetraspan subfamily member 6 protein-like isoform X1, producing MTVLCVLWATLSTVASILACSGFYLPYWIQGRLLGKADAYFSSFRRCNYPRIRAPNTAPEIVYECARYSSFWDIPSGWWQASTVTMGIGVAIAVIGALTLLAAASSFLPHILKTPKHTRVLGALQLLAAVMICGGLVMYPIGWDNREVRESCGKGANVYNLGKCSVSWSSHLLVGSVALLMLCFGLSFCAARHKPSNPHTDPLRI from the exons ATGACAGTGCTGTGCGTGCTGTGGGCGACTCTGTCCACCGTGGCATCGATCCTCGCCTGTTCCGGATTTTACCTGCCTTATTGGATTCAG GGACGACTGTTGGGAAAAGCGGACGCGTACTTTAGTTCCTTTCGACGCTGCAACTATCCACGAATAAGGGCGCCGAACACTGCTCCAGAGATAGTGTACGAGTGCGCCAGGTACTCCAG CTTTTGGGACATACCGAGCGGCTGGTGGCAAGCGAGTACCGTCACGATGGGAATCGGCGTCGCGATCGCCGTGATCGGCGCTTTAACCTTGCTCGCAGCCGCTTCGAGCTTCCTTCCACACATCCTAAAGACACCGAAACACACCAGAGTTTTGGGTGCCTTGCAACTACTCGCTG CAGTGATGATATGCGGCGGTCTGGTGATGTATCCCATAGGATGGGACAACCGAGAGGTACGGGAGTCCTGTGGGAAGGGTGCTAATGTATACAATCTCG GAAAGTGTTCGGTGTCGTGGTCAAGCCACCTGCTGGTAGGCTCGGTGGCGCTGTTAATGTTGTGCTTTGGATTGAGCTTCTGCGCGGCACGACACAAGCCGTCCAACCCACACACCGATCCCCTGCGCATTTGA